The nucleotide sequence ATTAAAGTACAATTACAACACCAGCAGGTGGAGATACTTTCATGAGCTGCAGGTGCCCCCGCCCCCCCTCACCTAGAGCTGCAGGCCCCACCCCCCCTCACCTAGAGCTGCAGGCCCCACCCCCCCTCAACTAGAGCTGCAGGCCCCACCCCCCCTCAACTAGAGCTGCAGGCCCCACCCCCCCTCACCTAGAGCTGCAGGCCCCACCCCCCCTCACCTGGAGCTGCAGGCGCCGTCTTTAGAGCAGCGTGCAATTGGActtcttttttgtcttcttcttctccatcgGTGTTTTCCTGTTGATCTGTCTCACCAGATCATAGAAAATCTACGAGACAAAGTTCAGGGTTTCACATTTAACTCCAGCGATCACAGAACAAACGTCTCAAAGTCACCGACGTCGTTTCAGCAAATCTCTCAAACTGTAGAgtttattatgggatgtatggaaatgtgtgtgatgAGGTGGATCCTCACACACACGATGTGCTgagactttaatctcagaagtTTTATCTTCATATTTCAAAAGTCTGTTTCAAGCATCGCAAGGTTTCCTGGAGAACTGAACACGTTTAAAAGACTTTGACAGAATTAtgtaacagtgacaccaacagtaacagtgacactaacagtgacactaacagtaacagtgacaccaacagtgataccaacagtgacagtgacactaacaccaacagtgacagtgacaccaacagtgacactaacagtgacagtgacaccaacagtgacagtgacaccaacagtgacagcaacactaacagtgacactaacactaacagtaacagtgacactaacagtgacagtgacactaacagtgacagtgacactaacagtgacagtgacactaacagtgacagtgacactaacagtgactaacagtgacactaacagtgacaccaacagtgacagtgacaccaacagtgacagtgacaccaacagtgacagtgacaccaacagtaacagtgacaccaacagtaacagtgacaccaacagtaacagtgacaccaacagtaacagtgacaccaacagtaacagtgacaccaacagtaacagtgacaccaacagtgacagtgacactaacagtaacagtgacagtgataccaacactgacagtgacagtgacactaacactgacagtgacacactgacactgacagtgacactgacagtgacactgacactgacagtgacactgacagtgacagtgacactgacagtgacactgacagtgacagtgacactgacagtgacactgacagtgacagtgacactgacagtgacactgacagtgacagtgacactgacagtgacagtgacactgacagtgacagtgacagtgacactaacagtaaCACCAACAGTGATACCAAAactaacagtgacactaacagtgacaccaacagtaacagtgacactaacagtaacagtgacactaacagcaacagtaacagtgacaccaacagtaacagtgacaccaacagtaacagtgacaccaacagtgacactaacagtgacagtgacactaacagtgacagtgataccaacactgacagtgacaccaacactgacagtgacaccaacagtgacagtgacactaacagtgacagtgacactgacagtgacactgacactgacactgacagtgacagtgacagtgacactaacactAACAGTAACACCAACAGTGATACCAAAactaacagtgacactaacagtgacaccaacagtgacagtgacactaacactaacagtaacagtgacactaacagtaacagtgacactaacagcaacagtgacagtgacactaacagtgacagtgacaccaacagtgacagtgacaccaacagtgacagtgacaccaaaactaacagtgacaccaacagtgacagtgacactaacagtgacagtgacagtaacagtgacagtaacagcGACAGTAACAGCGACAGTAACAGCGACAGTAACAGCGACAGTAACAGCGACAGTAACAGCGACAGTAACAGCGACAGTAACAGcgacagtgacactaacagtgacagtaacagtgacagtaacagtgacagtgacagtaacagtgacagtgacagtaacagcgacagtgacaccaacagtgacagtgacactaacagtgacagtaacagtgacagtaacagtgacagtgacagtgacagtgacactaacactgacagtgacagtaacagtgacagtaacagtaacagtgacagtaacagtgacagtaacagtgacagtgacactaacagtgacactaacagtgacactaacagtgacactaacagtgacactaacagtgacactaacactaacagtaacagtgacactaacagtgacagtaacagtgacactaacagtgacagtaacagtgacagtaacagtgacagtaacagtgacagtaacagtaacagtaacagtgacagtgacactaacaaTGATactaacagtgacactaacagtgacagtgacactaacagtgacactaacagtaacagtgacactaacagtgacaccaacagtgacagtgacaccaacagtgacagtgacaccaacagtgacagtgacaccaacagtgacactaacagtgacaccaaaactaacagtgacaccaacagtgacagtgacaccaacagtgacagtgacagtaacactaacagtgacagtaacactaacagtgacagtaacactaacagtgacagtaacactaacagtgacagtgacaccaacagtgacaccaacagtgacaccaacagtgacaccaacagtgacaccaacagtgacaccaacagtgacaccaacagtgacaccaacagtgacagtgacaccaacagtgacaccaacagtgacaccaacagtaacagtgacaccaacagtaacagtgacaccaacagtaacagtgacactaacagcaacagtaacagtgacaccaacagtgacaccaacagtaacagtgacaccaacagtaacagtgacaccaacagtgacactaacagtgacagtgacactaacagtaacagtgataccaacactgacagtgacagtgacaccaacagtaacagtgacaccaacagtgacaccaacagtaacagtgacaccaacagtaacagtgacaccaacagtgacactaacagtgacactaacagtgacagtgacactaacagtaacagtgacagtaacagtgacagtgataccaacactgacagtgacagtgacactaacagtgacaccaacagtgacagtaacagtaacactgacactgacactaacagtgacagtgacagtaccagtgacagtaccagtgacagtaccagtgacaccaacagtaacagtgacaccaacagtaacagtgacaccaacagtaacagtgacagtgacactaacagtgacactgacagtgacagtgatactaacagtaacagtgacagtgataccaacactgacagtgacagtgacagtgacactaacagtgacaccaacagtgacagtaacagtaacactgacagtgacagtaccagtgacagtaccagtgacagtaccagtgacagtaccagtgacagtaccagtgacagtaccagtgacagtaccagtgacagtaccagtgacagtaccagtgacagtaccagtgacagtaccagtgacagtaccagtgacagtgacagtaccagtgacagtgacagtaccagtgacagtaccagtgacagtaccagtgacagtaccagtgacagtaccagtgacagtaccagtgacagtaccagtgacagtgacagtaatAGTGACAGTAATAGTGACAGTGACAGTACcagtaacagtgacagtacCAGTAACAGTAatagtgacagtgacagtgacagtgactcACCTCATTAACATTGATCTTTGATTTCGCTGAAGTCTCTAAAAAGGCACAGTTGCTCCACTGGCGGGCCAGGTTCTGACCCTGCTCCTTGCCCACCACACGCTCGTCCTCCAGGTCACATTTGTTTCCCACCAGGATCATTGGAACCTGAAGGATTAAAGGAAACATTAAGAGGGTTCTTACAGTATTTAAATCTTCACGCAGACAGATATGAATAAAGATGTTGAGTCCTgttctgaataaataaagctctcAGCACACTGCACATCCTCCCTCTGAACCAGGAGATGGCGTCTAACAGCTCTGACATTTACACCCCCCCCGCTCAGCCCTCTCTCCCACAGAGACTCTAATGAGGGAGAGATGAGCCGACAGGTCAGTTACAGGAGCGCTCGAAACATTTAATGCTaagaatagaatatatattttagattcTTATATACCTCTTACCTTCTATTAATGTATCTATTATGTATGTCCTTGTGCTCTGGATCAATAAAGGTTAATTACATCTGATACATTCAGTACAATCTACCAACAGCTGAAGCTGCAACCAAGTCGACTAATCACTAAGTcgacagacagaaaaataatcggcaactgatttgataattaatcatttaaagtcTGATTTCAGTTTCTGCTGCGTTTCTTTCATGTTGAAGTGACAGAACAGACATTTAATAGAACCACTAATGAAGAAAGATGAAATGCATCGTTAGCTGCAGCCGTAAGTTTTACAGCACAACAGTTAAGACACTCGTCACTTCATTGACCGTAACAAGAGACGAGAACTCGTTGAAGGACTTCGTCACTCACGTCCTCGGTGTCCTTCACTCGCAGGATCTGCTCCCGGAGGTCCTGCAGGTCGTTGAAGGTCGACTGTGCTGTGATGGAGTAAACCAGAGCAAAGCCCTGACCGTTCTTCATGTACAGATCCCTCATCGCCGTGAACTGCTCCTGCACATCCACAGAGAGCGGCATCAGCAGCatgttctatatttatatattcacatatatttatatctccaTCACACTTACTGTTCCAGCCGTGTCCAGGATCTCCAGCATGCACTGCTGCCCGTCCACCTCCACTTGctgttggagaaaaacaaaaggggggggggggtgtattgAAAACACTGGATGTATTTGCAGCGTGTTCTGCGTGGGATGCAGTCCGGGGATGAATTCAGCATTATAAGACTgttaaaaagctaaataatCAGGACTACAGTTACATTATATTCACAGAACTAACTTAATGTCACACGCTGCATTTCAAATTCATTTAATGATTCAGACAATAAATTAATGAGATTTTATTTAACACTACCGCCTGCAAACtgtatttgaacatttattttttgtttaaattgtgtGAATAATAAGTCAAACTTAAACAAGGACCAATATCACTTCAAAATAGCAgatgaatttcaaaataaaagccctcta is from Cottoperca gobio unplaced genomic scaffold, fCotGob3.1 fCotGob3_231arrow_ctg1, whole genome shotgun sequence and encodes:
- the LOC115004964 gene encoding ras-related protein Rap-1A, with the translated sequence MREYKLVVLGSGGVGKSALTVQFVQGIFVEKYDPTIEDSYRKQVEVDGQQCMLEILDTAGTEQFTAMRDLYMKNGQGFALVYSITAQSTFNDLQDLREQILRVKDTEDVPMILVGNKCDLEDERVVGKEQGQNLARQWSNCAFLETSAKSKINVNEIFYDLVRQINRKTPMEKKKTKKKSNCTLL